Genomic segment of Pseudomonas sp. CCI4.2:
GCGGCACAACAGCACCCGCTCGCGGTTGTTGGGTGCCGTGCAGCGCTCCACGTAGCCGACAAAATGACGCTGCAGGGGTTTGTCGTTGTAGCCCAGGTCCAGCGTCACCAGCCCTTTGAGCGTGGCGTCGGCCTTGACCACAAAGCTGGCTCGCCCGGGGCTGCGCAAGTCTAGGCGCACCTCGTCGCTGACCAAGTCATAGGGGGTGCCGTCAACGGTCAAGACCTTGTGTAATTTCATGTCGGGGGCCCCAGGTAGTCATCCATGCGTTTCAGGATCCCTTCAAAGCCGCTCAATGGCGGGTCACCGGAGGCGGCGTGTTCACCGGCCACCGAGGAATCGACAATTACCGTTCCTGGGCCACCCTGCTGCTGCACGGGGTTGTTGGGGCGGCGCATTTCCACCCGCTCCGGGTTGGAGAGTTTTTCAGTCAGGGTAAAATTCACTCGCCACGCGGCCATGGTCTCGTCTTCGCGGGTGCTCAACGTGTCGCTGAATTGCACCTGGCGCATGCCAAAAGCCTGCGCCGTGTCGTTGACCAGGCGGTACGTCTTGAGCTGGCCACCGGCTTCGGTCGCTTCCACCAGGCGCAACAGTTCGCCCAGGTGCAGGCTGTCGCGGTAGGGAATCAACAACGAGACCGACAAGGTCTTGGGCTTGAACCCTTGGTGTGCGCTGTCGGTGTTGCTGGTCTGGCCTGACAAGTCACCGCTTTCGATGCGCAGGTTGGCCACCACTTTGAGCGATTTGCCGTTGACCTTCTGCCCATCGAGCAGCAACGTCATAGACCCACCAGTTCTTGGACCAGGCTCAGGCCTTCCAGCGGACCGACCAACATCAACCCCGCGCACAGCACCCATTCGTGGCCCGGGGCGGCGGCAGCCAGCAAATCGCGGCGCAGCTCGGTGGGGTTACCCGGACCCAGCTGACGCACGAGCATGGAACCGTCCGGACTGGGGTTGGCCAATTGCTGCTTGAGCGCGTCCAGCTGCTGATCGCGGGCCGCGCTTTGCGCCGCCTTGCGTTGGGCCAGGGCGGAAAGATCCCCCAGCGGTGAGCTGTCAGCGGTGTAGCCTTCCAATACCGCCAGTTGCCCGGACAATGTTTGTTTGATCGTCTTGGTCAGCGTGCAGCGCTCTAGGGGCAAGGCATCCCATCGGGGTAACGGGCCCGCGCTGGGCAGTTCCCATTTTTCAATCTCCAGGCGCGACAGGTGCCGGGCACGCTTTTCGGTCCGCACTAGGTCTGGTACCGGTAGCACCGCATTGAACCGCGCCAGAGTCGCGGCTAACTGCTCGACCCCTGTGGACAAAAATAAGATGACCAGGGCGTGCTGTTCACCGGCCAATAGTTGAGTCCCGGAACCGTCCAGCAGCTTGTCGGCCAGCAACTGCACCAGGTTGGGGGCCGACAGGAATCGTTGGTAGCCCTGCCCTTGACCGACACCGGGCTGGAACGGCGTCACCGCAAGACAGGCCGGGGCCTGGCCTAGCTGGCCAGCCAAGGCGGCACGACCCAACTCAACCGCTGCTTTGGCAGCACCGGCGACCGGCCCCGGGGTGGTGGTGGCCAACCCATCCAGATCAGCCAGGCGCAGCGCGGTGCCGACCAATTCCGAACCGGCCAGCGTCTTGGCCATCTCTAGCCCACCCAGCCATTGGGTGGCCTGTTCGGGCCAGCGCAGGGTGACCGGAGCCCAACTGTTGGCCAAGGGCGCGGTCATGCCGGCGGGCTCCAGGCAATGGCTTTCATCGCGACCAGGTCTCTGTCGGCCAGTGCCTGGGCCAGCCGGGTTTTCAGGCGCTCAGCCTGCTGCAGGGTGGTTTGCTTGAAGGTCACCTGGTGCTGGCCCACGCGGTGCAGTTGCTCGGCGCTGTGCTCGATAAACGCCGTGTCGCCGGCCGGGTCGTGACAGGCGCACAATGCGCTCAGGCCGCTTAGGATGGCGCCGGTCAGGTTGACCTGGTCTTCCAGCGCACTGTCGTAGCCAAACGCCGGACCCAGCGCATCGGAATAGAACCCCGACCCGATGTGGGTGGCGCAGCCGCTGTTAATGGCCGCCCGTTTTTCCCCGTACAGTTTGGCCAGCAGCGTGTCAAGGTCATCGACCCATTTGCCATACTTCCACACCTGGCCGGGCCCCGGCGTCTTGACCGTGTAGCCGTGGGGAATCGCGCCCGGGCCGGATAGGGTCAAGGCCTCACGGGAGGCCGTGTTGTAGACGATCAGTCCGTTAAAATAGTCCAGCAACTGCCAGGCCTTGCCGCTCCAACAGGCGGCTTTGAATTCAGGCGCCTCGGGTGGAGGGGTCGTCACGCAGCCACCTGGAATCAAAAACACTTCCGGCTCCAGCGGCGACGGCTCGGCCTCGATCGGGCCGACGTACACACCCAGGTGATTGGTTTGATAAACAATAAGCGTAGTCATGTGCACCTCAGTATTTGACGCAGATCAGAAAGGCGACGTTGCCCGGACGGTTTTCGCTGCCGCCCGAGGCGTGCACCGTGATGCCATGGGCGTGGTTGCCCTCGGGCTGAATGTCTAACCCGTGGCCGTGATCACCTATTGCGTGAGCCGTGCCTACAAGGGTGTGTGCATGCTCACCGGCGGCCTCGGTGACAGTCACGGGACCTACGCCTTGACCGTTGAACGAAGAGGCGCCTTGGGCTCCGGCCCAAGGGCCATAAGTTTGCAGGTTGTGCACATGGTTCCCGGCGTTGTGCGTCGCGCCCGAGACTTCGTGCCCGTGACTGCCTCCGCCACCCACCGAACCGCCGTGGCCGTGCCAGCCCGCCTCGCTCGAGACGGCCCCGTGATCGTGCACCAGGTTCTGGCCTTCCTGTTCGCTGCCCAGCGCCCGATCCGGGTCCAGACCCCGACCGTCATCCAGACCCCGGATAAACCGGCCACGGCTGTCACCCACGTTAAAGGTGGTGTCGCCATCGCCAGCTCCGTAACGAGTGCCAATCACCTCAAAAAGCTTGGCATAGGCGGTGCGCGACACATCCGCACCATTGCGCTTGAGCCAGCCAGTGGGTGCGCTCACCGTATCGAACGCTGCAACCATGCCCACTAGTGAATCACTGATCTGCTGGTTAAGGCGATTGAGCGCGGCGGTGCTGGCGACGATCTCGCTGCTGTTGGTCTCAGGGTCATCGCTGATGGCATTGGGGATCTGGTCCAGCCCCACGTCATCCTTGGTAGTGCCGCGTGCCCGAAGTTCGGGGTAATCGCCCTTACGCGCTGCGTAATGACGGATGACCGCCGATTCAAACGGCTCATAGGTGCGGGTGTCCTGGGGTGCGATGTCGCCCTGGACCATGGCAATCTCCACGCAAAAATGAGCGATGCCGTCGGCGTCGACGTAGTCGTCGAACTTGTCCTGGCTGTAGATCAGGGTCCAGCGCGCCACGCGGTCGTTGAGCTCACGGCCGAGGGTTACGTCCAGCCAGGCATAACCGACACTCGACGGCGGCGGCTCGACCGGCTCGGCCAGAGAGCTGGCCAAGCGGATGCCCTCGACATAGCCCACCCCGGGCAACAAGTGGAAAACAGAGGGTTCGTCTTCCTCGCCGTCTGTTTTTTCCAACCTGAAACCATCGGCAAAAAAGCAGACCCGGCCATACAGATCCCGGTTGTGCAGGCGCTCACGCTCATCAATGCTATTCAGACGCACGGTAAAGTCGTGTTGCCAGGTGCTGGCGTCCACCGTGATCGCAGTCAGGGCCTGTGCCCCGTCGAACACCACCAGGAAGTTGCGGGTGACGTTGTTGCCGATCTGGTGCGGCGGGATGTTTTTGCGCTTTTGCTGCAGCGGCACATAGGCCACCGACAGCAGCACATCTTCCTCGGTTTCCAGACCGATCCAGTTCCAGTCAAAGTCGCCGATATCGCTGCCCAACATCAGGCTGTAGATCACCTGATTGGGGTTGACGAAGCCGCGCTGGGTGATCGCCTGGCTGTACATGATCTGCTCGGGGATTGGTTTTAGGCCGTCGCGGTCCACCGGTGCGTCCGGGTCCAGATCCGGTACCAAAGCGATGACAAACCGCACGACA
This window contains:
- a CDS encoding phage tail protein — encoded protein: MGAAITKAGERLIAQKQADGETLNVVRFVIALVPDLDPDAPVDRDGLKPIPEQIMYSQAITQRGFVNPNQVIYSLMLGSDIGDFDWNWIGLETEEDVLLSVAYVPLQQKRKNIPPHQIGNNVTRNFLVVFDGAQALTAITVDASTWQHDFTVRLNSIDERERLHNRDLYGRVCFFADGFRLEKTDGEEDEPSVFHLLPGVGYVEGIRLASSLAEPVEPPPSSVGYAWLDVTLGRELNDRVARWTLIYSQDKFDDYVDADGIAHFCVEIAMVQGDIAPQDTRTYEPFESAVIRHYAARKGDYPELRARGTTKDDVGLDQIPNAISDDPETNSSEIVASTAALNRLNQQISDSLVGMVAAFDTVSAPTGWLKRNGADVSRTAYAKLFEVIGTRYGAGDGDTTFNVGDSRGRFIRGLDDGRGLDPDRALGSEQEGQNLVHDHGAVSSEAGWHGHGGSVGGGGSHGHEVSGATHNAGNHVHNLQTYGPWAGAQGASSFNGQGVGPVTVTEAAGEHAHTLVGTAHAIGDHGHGLDIQPEGNHAHGITVHASGGSENRPGNVAFLICVKY
- a CDS encoding DNA-binding protein; amino-acid sequence: MTLLLDGQKVNGKSLKVVANLRIESGDLSGQTSNTDSAHQGFKPKTLSVSLLIPYRDSLHLGELLRLVEATEAGGQLKTYRLVNDTAQAFGMRQVQFSDTLSTREDETMAAWRVNFTLTEKLSNPERVEMRRPNNPVQQQGGPGTVIVDSSVAGEHAASGDPPLSGFEGILKRMDDYLGPPT